Proteins from one Prevotella sp. E2-28 genomic window:
- a CDS encoding L,D-transpeptidase family protein, producing the protein MRQKQSLRIAIFLSVLALFVGCNANGQSPADDSTSAFGQYVEILDSAQCDTNLIQLLNSDTSKWIADKTVRDYYRQHHEPLWYTRQGVSPDADSLLCYLRRELPLNGLDTTAFYVPEISANLDVIHRLAFDSVNCSINEVLPQLDFLLSKAYVRFTAGQRYGFTRPSQFLNRLDYKAAGGYARLFDYDIKAPDYEEAIQSLLSEERLSFLYASKPQGYMYNALRQQMTDTTAVAERAKIALNIERCRWQIKQPTSEERCIIVNIPSLHLWATCPDSVVPMRICCGSVSHKTPLLCSEINYLQVNPEWIIPLNIIKAEVAGHAGDSAYFARNEYSIVDRASNDTLSVASVSKADLRSGRLRVVQKCGPRNSLGRIVFRFPNNFSIYLHDTNNRSAFNRDHRTVSHGCVRVQKPFDLACFLLPDATEWKLEQMRISMDIPPTTKRGKNYLKEHKEDPRPFRLISYQNVSPKVPVYILYYTSFLNPESGKIEFLPDLYGYDKAIKKEMGSLLK; encoded by the coding sequence GTGAGACAAAAACAATCGCTTCGAATAGCCATCTTTCTTTCCGTATTAGCTCTCTTCGTAGGGTGTAATGCTAACGGACAGTCACCAGCAGATGATTCGACCTCTGCTTTTGGTCAGTATGTGGAAATCCTTGATTCCGCTCAGTGCGATACGAACCTAATACAGTTATTGAACAGTGATACATCAAAATGGATAGCTGACAAAACCGTGAGGGATTATTATAGGCAGCATCATGAGCCCCTATGGTACACCCGCCAGGGTGTTTCTCCCGATGCAGACTCTCTGCTCTGTTACCTTCGTCGTGAGTTACCATTGAATGGTCTTGATACGACCGCGTTTTATGTTCCAGAGATATCTGCCAATCTTGATGTGATCCATCGTTTGGCTTTCGACTCTGTGAATTGTAGTATTAACGAGGTTCTTCCTCAATTGGATTTCCTTTTGTCGAAGGCTTATGTTCGTTTTACTGCTGGACAGCGTTATGGATTCACTCGGCCTTCTCAGTTTCTGAATCGTTTGGATTATAAGGCCGCAGGAGGTTACGCTAGGCTCTTTGACTATGACATTAAAGCACCTGACTATGAAGAGGCGATTCAGAGCTTGCTGTCAGAAGAGCGTCTTAGTTTTCTTTATGCCTCAAAACCACAAGGCTATATGTATAATGCATTACGCCAACAAATGACTGATACTACAGCTGTTGCAGAGCGTGCAAAGATTGCTCTTAACATAGAACGCTGCAGGTGGCAGATAAAGCAACCGACTTCAGAAGAGCGCTGTATCATTGTAAATATTCCCTCTCTGCATCTATGGGCGACCTGTCCGGATTCGGTTGTTCCTATGCGTATTTGTTGTGGTTCCGTAAGCCATAAGACACCGTTGTTATGCAGTGAAATCAACTATCTGCAGGTGAATCCGGAGTGGATTATCCCGCTGAATATCATTAAGGCTGAAGTGGCAGGTCATGCTGGTGATTCTGCATATTTCGCCCGTAATGAATATAGTATTGTTGATCGTGCGAGCAATGATACCCTTTCTGTTGCATCGGTAAGTAAGGCAGATTTGAGAAGCGGACGGCTTCGCGTGGTTCAGAAATGCGGTCCTCGAAATTCTTTAGGACGTATCGTGTTCCGTTTCCCCAACAATTTCTCGATCTATCTTCATGACACCAATAATCGTAGTGCCTTCAATAGAGATCATCGTACGGTATCCCATGGTTGCGTGAGAGTTCAGAAACCTTTCGATTTGGCTTGTTTCCTCCTGCCTGATGCCACAGAATGGAAGTTGGAGCAGATGCGTATTTCAATGGATATTCCCCCAACCACAAAGCGTGGTAAAAACTATTTGAAGGAGCATAAGGAAGATCCCCGTCCATTCCGCCTGATTTCATATCAGAACGTATCGCCAAAGGTTCCTGTATATATTCTCTATTATACCTCATTCCTTAATCCTGAGAGTGGTAAAATAGAGTTTTTGCCAGACCTTTACGGCTATGATAAGGCTATTAAGAAAGAGATGGGAAGTCTTCTTAAGTAA
- a CDS encoding glycosyltransferase family 2 protein: MIRFTVITITYNAEKVLERTLQSVLHQTYEGVEHLIIDGASKDGTIAMAEAYKQQSDASENGHKVIIKSEPDHGIYDAMNKGLSQAYGDYVVYMNAGDFFPQDDTLEQIVHRCKLTEYPSEALPGVLYGNTNIVDNEGRFLHPRRLQPPAHLTWRSFRHGMLVCHQAFYARTDIAKNLQYNTHYRFSADVDWCIRVMHETERMGLPLYNINMVVANYTEEGETTRHHQESLRERYRVMASHYGQISTFFMHCWFVVRSVISR; the protein is encoded by the coding sequence ATGATACGATTCACCGTTATCACGATAACATATAATGCCGAAAAGGTGTTGGAGCGTACGTTGCAGAGCGTGTTGCACCAGACCTATGAGGGAGTGGAACACCTGATTATCGACGGAGCCTCGAAAGATGGCACGATAGCTATGGCCGAAGCCTATAAACAGCAGTCGGACGCCTCCGAGAACGGGCATAAAGTCATCATTAAGTCAGAGCCCGATCATGGTATCTATGATGCAATGAATAAAGGGTTGTCACAGGCATACGGCGACTACGTGGTCTATATGAATGCGGGCGATTTTTTTCCCCAAGACGACACCTTAGAGCAGATTGTTCACCGATGCAAACTCACGGAATATCCGTCCGAAGCTCTTCCTGGCGTGCTTTATGGTAATACAAATATTGTAGATAATGAAGGGCGTTTTCTGCATCCGCGTCGCCTGCAACCGCCCGCCCATCTCACTTGGCGCTCGTTCCGTCATGGAATGCTGGTGTGCCATCAGGCTTTCTATGCCCGCACAGATATTGCCAAGAACTTGCAATACAACACGCATTACAGATTTTCTGCCGACGTAGATTGGTGTATCCGCGTGATGCACGAAACGGAGCGCATGGGCTTACCGCTTTATAATATTAATATGGTGGTGGCGAATTATACCGAGGAGGGTGAAACAACTCGCCATCACCAGGAGTCACTGCGTGAGCGCTACAGGGTGATGGCGAGTCACTATGGCCAGATCAGCACGTTTTTTATGCACTGCTGGTTTGTGGTACGCAGCGTTATTTCGCGCTGA
- the ispF gene encoding 2-C-methyl-D-erythritol 2,4-cyclodiphosphate synthase gives MIRVGMGYDVHQLVEGRDLWMGGIKLEHTKGLLGHSDADVLIHAICDAILGAANMRDIGYHFPDTSAETDGMDSKIILKKTIELIATKGYRLGNIDATICAEKPKMNPHIPEMQACMARVIGCDPDQISIKATTTEKLGFTGRQEGISAYAVALIEK, from the coding sequence ATGATTAGAGTAGGAATGGGCTATGACGTCCATCAGTTAGTAGAGGGCCGAGACCTCTGGATGGGCGGCATCAAGTTAGAACATACGAAGGGGCTGCTTGGCCATAGTGATGCCGACGTGCTAATACATGCAATCTGTGATGCGATATTGGGGGCTGCCAATATGCGCGATATAGGTTATCACTTCCCTGATACTTCCGCTGAAACTGACGGTATGGACAGTAAGATTATCCTGAAGAAGACCATAGAACTCATTGCCACAAAGGGGTATCGTTTAGGGAATATTGATGCCACCATCTGTGCAGAGAAGCCTAAGATGAACCCACACATCCCGGAGATGCAGGCATGTATGGCTCGCGTCATTGGCTGCGACCCTGACCAGATTTCCATTAAAGCCACCACAACTGAAAAACTGGGCTTCACAGGACGTCAGGAAGGTATATCTGCCTATGCCGTCGCATTGATAGAGAAATAA
- the porU gene encoding type IX secretion system sortase PorU encodes MKRYLIVSIGLLLSVMLHAQQFINLTAEQVKIDSLLPYVNYSWPLGEHYADSVYEVSIAYPEFLDMEEADVQRYHDITTTALPELPKIEQYVGISRKRGTLYAQFVPLVFRDGKYQKLVSFQLKVKATPSVTTRRASSVIEGRYAAHSVLASGQWAKIRVSETGFYQITDAFLRKAGFSNPKKVKIYGYGGALQPETLTGDYLKETDDLKEVTTYTINGKRLFHATGPVKWSSNTTVARTRNPYSDYGYYFLTESDEEPLTVDSAIFCSTYYPTPDDYHDLYEVDDYAWYHAGRNLYTSEKLTIGSDRIISLPGIHITSTQLNINLSYDAKFTASLLMNGTLIGTLTATSGLTSTGALSDGNATAVQTNWKFTLPDSILKGTDNKLTIRQTSGGNVRLDYVSLCYTDPKPLTDFATADIPTPEYLYRITNQDHHADSAVDMVIIIPTSQQVLLQAERLKTLHESYDSLRVRIVPADELYNEFSSGTPDANAYRRYMKMLYDRAESEADQPRYLLLFGDGAWDNRMLSSGWRSLSPDDFLLCYESENSFSATKSYVTDDYFCLLDDNEGGSILKDKFDAAVGRLTARTADEAKILVDKIYAYRTNTYAGAWQNTLCFLGDDGDQNRHMKDAEAVVKTVKNLYSNFDIKKIYWDAYTRVTSSTGNSYPDVTRLIKQQMQMGALVMNYSGHGSPTQLSHEAALRITDFSEASSLRLPLWITASCDVMPFDGLGENIGETAMLNKKGGAIAFYGTTRTVYATYNLPQNQSFMKYVLGSKNGRRLTIGEAAYMAKNDYTSGSTEMLTNKLQYVLLGDPALVLANPTEQITIDSINGKAVADGIVQLKAGSKVTLKGHLPSHNDFNGVVTVTVRDIEETLVGKQNDPVATETALEFKDRPNTIYNGSDSIRSGAFTFSFAVPRDISYSDKTGLFLVYAINNDKTLTAHGENESFTLTGTEDMINDGVGPSIYCYLNSESFVNGCTVNATPYFYADITDKDGINVSGGGIGHDLELIIDNDMSMTYQLNDRFQYAFGDYCNGSVDYVLPELTDGPHKLLFRAWDTQNNSSVAELSFVVNATQQPTLSNVVCTKNPATTSTSFIISHDRTGSEVDIELEVFDTSGRLLWKKSETGIPTDHTYTIDWDLTTGNGYRLKTGVYLYRVLISNNGSSKASQAKKLIILGQ; translated from the coding sequence GTGAAAAGATATCTGATAGTAAGCATAGGACTACTGCTGAGTGTGATGCTACACGCACAGCAGTTTATTAACCTGACCGCCGAACAGGTCAAGATAGATTCTCTTTTGCCCTATGTAAACTATTCGTGGCCATTAGGCGAGCATTATGCCGACTCTGTCTATGAGGTAAGCATTGCCTATCCGGAATTTCTGGATATGGAAGAAGCCGATGTACAACGATATCACGACATCACGACAACAGCATTACCCGAGTTACCAAAGATAGAACAATATGTAGGTATCTCTCGTAAAAGAGGTACGCTGTATGCCCAGTTTGTCCCCCTTGTTTTCCGTGATGGAAAATATCAAAAACTGGTTAGTTTCCAACTGAAGGTAAAGGCCACACCTTCTGTTACCACCCGCCGTGCCTCGTCGGTCATAGAAGGGCGCTACGCTGCTCATTCCGTATTAGCCAGCGGACAGTGGGCAAAGATACGCGTATCAGAAACAGGATTCTATCAAATAACTGATGCCTTCCTGCGTAAAGCAGGTTTTTCCAATCCTAAAAAGGTGAAGATTTATGGCTATGGCGGTGCTTTGCAACCAGAGACATTAACGGGCGATTATCTGAAGGAGACCGATGATTTAAAAGAGGTGACTACTTATACAATAAACGGCAAACGTCTGTTTCATGCCACAGGTCCCGTCAAATGGTCTTCAAACACGACCGTCGCACGCACGCGCAATCCTTATTCTGACTATGGCTATTATTTCTTGACGGAGAGTGACGAGGAACCACTCACCGTAGATAGTGCCATATTCTGCAGTACGTACTACCCCACTCCCGACGACTATCACGATCTATATGAGGTGGATGACTATGCTTGGTATCACGCTGGACGCAATCTATATACGAGTGAGAAGCTTACCATAGGTTCAGACCGCATAATCTCCTTGCCCGGCATCCATATTACGTCAACGCAACTGAACATTAACTTATCGTATGACGCCAAGTTCACAGCATCACTTCTGATGAACGGTACATTAATAGGCACACTGACAGCCACCTCGGGACTGACTAGTACAGGAGCCTTGTCTGACGGTAATGCTACTGCAGTCCAGACTAACTGGAAATTCACATTGCCAGATTCTATATTGAAGGGCACCGATAACAAACTAACCATCCGCCAAACATCAGGCGGCAATGTGCGACTGGACTATGTATCGCTGTGCTATACCGATCCTAAACCACTTACGGATTTTGCCACGGCAGACATCCCGACTCCTGAGTATCTGTACCGCATCACGAACCAAGACCATCATGCCGACTCGGCCGTTGACATGGTGATTATCATCCCCACAAGCCAGCAAGTACTCTTACAGGCAGAACGTCTGAAGACACTTCATGAGAGCTACGACAGTCTGCGTGTGAGGATAGTTCCTGCCGATGAACTTTATAATGAGTTCTCCAGCGGAACACCCGATGCCAATGCCTATCGGCGATATATGAAGATGCTCTATGATAGAGCCGAATCAGAGGCCGATCAGCCCCGCTATCTATTGCTATTTGGTGACGGTGCATGGGACAACCGCATGCTTTCATCTGGTTGGCGCAGTCTGTCACCAGATGATTTCTTGCTCTGTTACGAGAGCGAGAACTCATTCAGTGCCACAAAATCCTACGTGACAGATGACTATTTCTGTTTGCTTGATGATAACGAGGGCGGCAGCATCCTGAAAGACAAGTTCGATGCAGCTGTAGGTCGTCTGACAGCACGTACAGCCGACGAAGCTAAAATCTTGGTGGACAAGATTTATGCTTATCGCACCAATACTTATGCCGGAGCATGGCAGAACACCCTTTGTTTCCTTGGCGACGACGGTGACCAAAACCGCCACATGAAAGATGCCGAGGCAGTGGTAAAAACAGTAAAAAACCTCTATTCTAATTTTGACATCAAGAAAATTTACTGGGATGCGTATACACGTGTCACCTCTTCTACGGGTAATAGTTACCCCGATGTGACGCGCCTCATCAAACAACAAATGCAGATGGGTGCATTGGTGATGAACTACTCCGGACACGGAAGTCCTACCCAACTCTCGCACGAGGCTGCGCTACGCATCACTGACTTCAGCGAGGCTTCATCCCTGCGACTGCCTCTATGGATTACGGCATCCTGCGACGTAATGCCGTTTGACGGACTGGGTGAGAATATCGGTGAGACGGCCATGCTTAACAAGAAGGGAGGAGCCATTGCTTTCTATGGTACCACACGTACGGTATATGCAACTTACAACCTCCCACAGAACCAGTCATTCATGAAATATGTGCTGGGCAGCAAAAACGGACGCCGACTCACCATTGGCGAGGCTGCCTATATGGCTAAGAACGACTACACTTCCGGTTCCACAGAGATGCTCACAAATAAATTACAGTATGTACTACTGGGTGACCCAGCTTTGGTCTTGGCCAATCCCACAGAGCAGATTACCATTGACAGTATCAATGGTAAAGCGGTGGCTGACGGCATCGTGCAACTGAAGGCTGGCTCGAAGGTGACACTGAAAGGACATCTGCCAAGTCACAACGACTTCAATGGTGTAGTGACGGTCACGGTTCGCGACATTGAAGAGACATTAGTTGGTAAGCAGAATGACCCTGTTGCCACGGAGACTGCACTGGAGTTTAAAGACCGCCCAAACACCATTTATAATGGAAGTGATAGCATACGCAGCGGCGCATTCACTTTCTCGTTTGCCGTTCCTAGAGATATTAGTTATTCCGACAAGACCGGTCTATTCCTTGTATATGCCATCAATAACGACAAAACGTTGACAGCACATGGTGAGAACGAAAGTTTCACTTTGACAGGGACAGAAGATATGATCAACGACGGCGTAGGTCCCTCTATCTATTGCTATCTGAATAGCGAGTCGTTTGTAAATGGCTGTACCGTGAATGCAACCCCCTATTTCTATGCAGATATAACGGATAAGGATGGTATTAACGTATCGGGAGGTGGTATCGGCCATGACTTAGAACTCATTATCGATAATGACATGAGCATGACCTATCAACTCAACGACAGGTTCCAATATGCTTTCGGTGACTACTGCAACGGTAGTGTAGATTATGTTCTGCCTGAACTCACCGATGGTCCTCACAAACTGCTCTTTAGAGCGTGGGATACCCAGAACAACTCATCAGTGGCAGAACTATCGTTTGTAGTCAATGCCACCCAACAACCTACATTGAGCAACGTAGTATGCACAAAGAATCCCGCAACAACATCTACCAGTTTTATTATCAGTCATGACCGTACCGGTAGCGAGGTAGATATTGAACTGGAGGTATTCGACACCTCCGGACGCTTATTGTGGAAGAAATCCGAAACGGGAATTCCGACTGATCATACCTATACAATAGATTGGGATCTGACCACAGGCAACGGCTATCGATTGAAGACTGGCGTCTATCTTTATCGTGTCCTTATCAGTAATAATGGCAGTTCTAAAGCCTCGCAAGCCAAGAAATTGATTATTCTTGGGCAATAA
- a CDS encoding glycosyltransferase family 4 protein produces MKVLIVNTSEQAGGAAVAANRLMDALNNHGVKAKMLVRDKETNDICVVGLKGSIGKKWHFLWERLVIFLHLHFKRNHLFELDIANSGTDITKLREFKEADIIHLHWINQGMLSLKGIHKILQSGKPVVWTMHDIWPATGICHLTLGCSAYRNICRHCKYLPGKGNENDLATKIWKRKSLMLSQGNITFVACSKWLEQEAKSSALLCGQSITSIPNPIETRVFTPGDKTKARMAEGLPADKQLLLFVCQRVTNPNKGMSYLIEACQQLAEQRPEMKEKTGVVILGGHAEEVADQLPFETYPLGYVSDQQRMARIYQASDIFVLPSLSENLPNTIMEAMACGVPCIGFRVGGIPEEIDHQRNGFVAEYKSAEDLAHGIDWILHQADYKALSEAAASKVRHNYTGQQIALQYTEVYQQALAQKHFKL; encoded by the coding sequence ATGAAAGTACTGATAGTAAATACAAGCGAACAGGCAGGCGGAGCTGCAGTAGCAGCCAACCGTCTGATGGATGCTCTGAATAATCATGGTGTAAAGGCCAAGATGCTGGTACGCGATAAGGAAACCAACGACATTTGCGTTGTAGGATTAAAGGGGTCTATAGGTAAAAAGTGGCATTTCCTTTGGGAGCGACTTGTCATCTTCCTCCATCTGCATTTCAAGCGCAACCACCTGTTTGAACTAGATATCGCCAATAGTGGCACGGATATTACGAAGTTACGTGAGTTCAAAGAGGCCGACATCATTCATCTGCACTGGATAAACCAAGGTATGTTATCCTTGAAAGGTATCCATAAAATACTACAATCAGGAAAACCCGTGGTATGGACGATGCACGATATCTGGCCTGCAACGGGCATTTGTCATTTGACATTAGGATGCAGTGCTTACCGTAATATATGCCGCCATTGTAAATATTTGCCAGGCAAAGGGAACGAGAATGATTTGGCGACAAAGATATGGAAGCGGAAAAGCCTGATGCTAAGCCAAGGGAATATCACGTTTGTGGCCTGCAGCAAATGGCTGGAACAAGAGGCAAAGAGTAGCGCTTTGTTGTGTGGTCAGAGCATCACAAGCATTCCCAACCCAATAGAAACACGTGTATTCACCCCTGGCGATAAGACGAAAGCCCGCATGGCAGAAGGTCTGCCAGCAGACAAGCAACTGCTGCTCTTTGTATGTCAACGGGTCACAAATCCCAACAAAGGCATGTCATATCTGATAGAAGCCTGCCAGCAATTAGCTGAGCAGCGACCAGAGATGAAGGAAAAGACGGGGGTGGTTATCTTAGGAGGCCATGCAGAAGAAGTGGCCGACCAACTTCCCTTTGAGACCTATCCCTTAGGCTACGTTTCCGACCAGCAGCGCATGGCTCGCATCTATCAAGCCTCTGACATCTTCGTACTACCGTCGTTGAGCGAAAACCTCCCTAATACTATAATGGAGGCCATGGCTTGTGGCGTACCATGCATTGGTTTCCGTGTTGGTGGTATTCCTGAGGAGATTGATCATCAAAGGAATGGTTTTGTGGCTGAATACAAATCAGCCGAAGACCTTGCACATGGTATAGACTGGATACTCCATCAGGCCGACTACAAAGCATTGTCTGAAGCTGCTGCGAGCAAGGTGCGCCATAATTACACGGGACAACAGATCGCCCTGCAATATACCGAAGTCTATCAACAGGCCTTAGCGCAAAAACACTTCAAACTATGA
- a CDS encoding fumarylacetoacetate hydrolase family protein produces the protein MKIFAVGMNYALHNKELDGALYKPEAPVIFTKADSALLKDGKPFFIPDWSERVDYETELVVRICRLGKGIPVRFAHRYYDAVTVGIDFTARDWQERARKNGQPWEICKGFDGSAVIGEWVEKDKFRDVQALQFHLDINGKTVQEGCTSDMLYKIDELISYISTYFTLKTGDLLYTGTPVGVGPVKVNDHLEGWVEDRKVLDFDCK, from the coding sequence ATGAAGATTTTTGCTGTAGGAATGAACTATGCACTGCACAATAAAGAGTTAGACGGTGCGTTATATAAACCAGAAGCACCCGTGATTTTCACGAAGGCCGACTCTGCGTTGTTGAAAGATGGGAAACCGTTTTTTATCCCCGACTGGTCGGAGCGCGTAGATTACGAAACAGAGTTGGTGGTGCGTATCTGCCGTTTGGGTAAAGGTATTCCCGTGAGGTTTGCCCATCGTTACTATGATGCGGTGACCGTAGGTATTGACTTTACGGCTCGTGACTGGCAGGAGCGCGCTCGCAAGAACGGACAGCCCTGGGAAATCTGCAAGGGTTTCGATGGCTCTGCCGTGATTGGAGAGTGGGTAGAGAAAGATAAATTCCGCGATGTGCAGGCTTTGCAATTCCATCTGGATATCAATGGAAAGACAGTACAGGAAGGCTGTACGAGCGACATGCTCTACAAGATAGATGAATTGATAAGTTATATCTCGACCTATTTCACTCTAAAGACGGGCGATTTGCTTTATACTGGCACTCCCGTAGGTGTAGGACCTGTGAAAGTGAACGACCATCTGGAAGGCTGGGTGGAAGACAGGAAAGTATTGGATTTTGACTGTAAGTGA
- the porV gene encoding type IX secretion system outer membrane channel protein PorV, with amino-acid sequence MNIKKLLLIIGCCLSTFVLVNAQDKITTFNPVEHAVISQTIAPDARAAGMGDVGVATDPDVNSQYWNLAKYPFCISRAGVALNYTPWLRQLVNDIDLAYVTGYYRIGDYGALSGSLRYFSLGEVYTDSEGIDESMTVKPYEMALDVAYSRMLSETFSLGVGLRWIYSDLRYDYFSEGSKPASAFAADIAMYYNNYVMLGNRECQLGLGATATNIGSKISFYGDDESQFIPANLRLGASLLVPVDEYNRFTLAFDANKLLVPTVPTMQQYIDDRLGGDANAYHEGEYQQYVREEYSDMSSIKGIFKSFSDAPGGFKEELEEVQWSVGAEYVYNDQFSLRAGYHHESESKGNRKYFTVGGGFRMNVFSLDVGYVISTAQTNPLDQTLRFTLAFDMDGLKDLFK; translated from the coding sequence ATGAATATTAAGAAACTACTTTTAATTATTGGTTGCTGTCTTTCGACCTTTGTCTTGGTCAACGCTCAGGATAAAATCACCACATTCAACCCAGTGGAACATGCGGTGATTTCGCAAACCATCGCTCCTGATGCCCGTGCCGCCGGTATGGGTGATGTGGGTGTGGCTACCGATCCTGATGTCAACTCGCAGTATTGGAACTTGGCAAAATATCCCTTCTGTATCAGCCGAGCTGGCGTTGCGTTGAACTATACCCCGTGGCTACGACAGTTGGTCAATGATATCGACCTGGCTTATGTAACAGGTTACTATCGCATTGGTGACTATGGTGCCCTCTCTGGTTCGCTACGTTATTTCTCGCTAGGTGAAGTATATACCGACTCGGAAGGTATTGATGAGTCAATGACTGTAAAACCTTACGAAATGGCTCTCGACGTGGCATATTCACGTATGCTGAGCGAGACATTTTCACTAGGTGTAGGCCTACGTTGGATTTATAGTGACTTGCGTTACGACTATTTCAGCGAAGGCTCTAAGCCTGCTTCTGCCTTTGCAGCCGATATCGCTATGTATTACAATAACTATGTGATGCTAGGCAACCGTGAATGTCAATTGGGCTTGGGCGCAACGGCCACCAACATCGGTAGCAAGATATCGTTCTATGGCGATGACGAGAGTCAGTTTATACCTGCCAACCTGCGCTTAGGTGCTTCGCTTCTGGTGCCTGTTGACGAATATAACCGTTTCACACTGGCTTTCGATGCCAACAAACTGTTGGTACCAACAGTTCCTACAATGCAACAGTACATAGACGACCGTCTGGGAGGAGATGCCAATGCCTATCACGAAGGTGAGTATCAGCAATATGTACGCGAAGAATACAGCGACATGTCAAGCATCAAAGGTATCTTCAAGAGTTTCAGCGATGCTCCTGGCGGCTTTAAGGAAGAACTGGAAGAGGTACAGTGGAGCGTAGGTGCTGAGTATGTATATAACGATCAGTTCTCGCTGCGTGCCGGTTATCACCATGAGAGTGAGTCGAAAGGTAACCGTAAGTATTTCACCGTGGGTGGCGGTTTCCGTATGAATGTATTCTCACTTGACGTGGGTTATGTCATCTCTACCGCACAGACAAATCCCCTTGACCAGACCTTACGCTTCACATTGGCGTTTGACATGGATGGACTGAAAGACTTATTTAAATAA